Proteins from a single region of Runella sp. SP2:
- a CDS encoding bifunctional transcriptional activator/DNA repair enzyme AdaA, with protein sequence MDTISEQQHIDYQRIEKAIRFIEANFQQQPSLAEIADHVALSEFHFNRLFSRWAGTSPQRFLRFLTKEFAKERLAQSANLLDTTLEAGLSSTSRLHDLFVTYEAMTPAEFKNKGEGLSIHFGIHETPFGACFIAVTARGVMELRFLEEDEAEPLTHSLQQEWINATWIHAPEITQSTVNQIFDVSHDATHPITVLLRGTNFQIKVWEALLSIPKGQLASYEQIAQRIGQPSAHRAVGTAIGSNRIAYLIPCHRVLQKVGGIGGYRWGITRKKAILGWEMSQIS encoded by the coding sequence ATGGACACTATCAGCGAACAACAACACATTGATTACCAACGAATTGAAAAAGCAATTCGTTTTATTGAAGCTAATTTTCAACAACAGCCGTCGTTGGCAGAAATTGCCGACCACGTTGCGTTATCGGAGTTTCACTTTAACCGACTTTTTAGCCGTTGGGCGGGGACAAGTCCACAGCGATTTTTGCGTTTTTTAACCAAAGAATTTGCCAAAGAACGCCTCGCCCAGTCGGCCAACTTACTTGATACCACCCTTGAAGCAGGCTTGTCGAGCACCAGTCGCCTGCACGATTTGTTTGTGACCTACGAAGCCATGACTCCCGCAGAATTTAAAAACAAGGGTGAAGGACTTAGCATCCACTTCGGTATCCACGAAACGCCTTTTGGGGCTTGTTTTATTGCGGTTACGGCTCGGGGGGTGATGGAATTGCGATTTTTGGAGGAAGATGAAGCCGAACCGCTCACCCATTCGCTCCAGCAGGAATGGATAAATGCCACCTGGATTCACGCGCCCGAAATCACGCAATCTACGGTCAATCAAATTTTTGATGTTTCCCATGATGCGACGCACCCCATTACAGTTTTATTGCGCGGCACCAATTTTCAAATCAAAGTTTGGGAAGCCTTGTTATCTATTCCGAAAGGACAACTAGCTAGTTATGAGCAAATTGCCCAACGAATCGGCCAACCTTCTGCCCACAGAGCCGTAGGAACTGCCATTGGAAGTAACCGCATTGCTTATCTGATTCCTTGCCATCGGGTTTTGCAAAAAGTCGGGGGAATTGGGGGCTATCGCTGGGGTATTACCCGAAAAAAGGCAATTTTGGGCTGGGAAATGAGCCAGATTTCGTAA
- a CDS encoding NUDIX hydrolase, translating into MNRTPLLQLLQAYQPTEPEEQRMWFETIEFVKQNPACFERSLPIGHITGSAWVVDETGQFVLLMHHRKLDRWFQPGGHADGEWNILQVAIKEAQEETGLESVEVVSDSIYDVDVHLIPANTKDPAHFHYDIRFLLRANKAIPLKINNESKNLVWVPLEDVASYNNSESIMRMARKQKLSTFFE; encoded by the coding sequence ATGAACCGTACTCCACTCCTTCAACTTCTCCAAGCATACCAACCTACCGAGCCCGAAGAACAACGCATGTGGTTCGAAACCATTGAATTTGTGAAACAAAATCCTGCCTGTTTTGAACGCTCGCTCCCGATTGGTCACATCACAGGTTCTGCTTGGGTGGTGGACGAAACAGGGCAGTTTGTCCTGCTGATGCACCATCGAAAACTCGACCGCTGGTTTCAACCTGGTGGCCATGCCGACGGCGAATGGAACATATTACAGGTAGCAATTAAGGAAGCTCAAGAAGAAACGGGCCTAGAGTCTGTTGAAGTCGTGTCTGATTCAATCTACGATGTAGATGTTCATTTAATCCCTGCAAACACAAAAGATCCCGCCCATTTTCACTACGATATCCGTTTCTTGCTGCGTGCCAATAAGGCTATACCCTTAAAAATCAACAATGAATCCAAAAACTTGGTCTGGGTTCCGCTGGAAGATGTAGCAAGCTACAACAACTCTGAATCTATTATGCGCATGGCACGCAAACAAAAATTAAGTACTTTTTTTGAGTAA
- a CDS encoding RHS repeat-associated core domain-containing protein, with protein MSGQGEVLQRNDYYAFGLAIDAVDRGENKYLFLNRELQPETGSYDLIHRQYDPAKARFDAVDPKPDDGDQESLSTYQYGLNNPILRSDPNGDCTKCWEAIKSWLTAPISPEAQKIGQAYMISSTGLDSKPKNRWQLIAAVMGHAGQHFGGSTPGNLKIRIPKNNTPKINISSKSIPKKGDFIFRGDERGPDLIFNEGFKSKGDNTNLEQHVKYNPDDDAYISTTKYPKISASGDYGEYVYTIKDPKTGKDVNQELGQGRFSYEHEIAIPYLIPSQNIKGVRKVGNAGKFTGPFIKNPNYQLNSQ; from the coding sequence GTGAGTGGGCAAGGAGAAGTACTGCAACGAAATGATTATTACGCTTTTGGATTAGCTATTGACGCCGTAGATAGAGGAGAAAATAAGTATCTATTTTTAAATAGAGAATTGCAACCTGAAACGGGCTCTTATGACCTCATCCATCGCCAATACGATCCTGCCAAAGCGCGGTTTGATGCGGTAGATCCTAAACCTGACGACGGCGACCAAGAAAGCCTAAGTACTTATCAATATGGATTAAATAATCCTATTCTTAGAAGCGACCCGAATGGAGATTGTACTAAATGCTGGGAAGCTATTAAAAGTTGGTTGACTGCTCCAATATCGCCTGAAGCCCAAAAGATAGGTCAAGCTTATATGATATCCAGTACAGGCTTAGATAGTAAGCCCAAAAATAGATGGCAATTGATAGCCGCTGTAATGGGTCATGCTGGGCAGCATTTTGGAGGTTCTACACCAGGAAATTTGAAAATAAGGATTCCAAAAAATAATACCCCAAAAATAAACATCAGTAGTAAATCAATTCCTAAAAAAGGAGATTTTATATTTAGGGGAGATGAAAGAGGGCCTGACCTTATTTTTAATGAAGGTTTCAAGTCTAAAGGGGATAATACAAATTTAGAGCAACATGTTAAATATAACCCTGATGATGATGCTTATATAAGTACTACTAAATATCCCAAAATTTCAGCATCAGGGGATTATGGTGAATATGTATATACCATAAAAGACCCTAAGACTGGAAAAGATGTTAATCAAGAATTGGGGCAGGGACGCTTCTCATATGAGCATGAAATCGCGATTCCTTATTTAATACCCTCCCAAAATATTAAGGGAGTTCGTAAAGTAGGTAACGCAGGAAAATTCACAGGGCCATTCATTAAAAATCCTAATTATCAACTAAATAGTCAATGA
- a CDS encoding RHS repeat domain-containing protein yields MSKKYLKARQKFFEISRQCPHEYLNGTLQRIGLEEGQLIRNSNATYTVHYYLKDQRNVAPLGIVRQVINETGAVLQKTEYYAFGMPVVKSGAANNKYLYNGKELQPNTGWLDYGARQYDGAVGRFFTIDPLAEKYTAWSPYNYTFNNPLRYIDPDGRMGITPGDFTTKKVIKLVQTVLMMVKSMSLSTIKKQSKFRELQKTAALPKLVL; encoded by the coding sequence GTGTCTAAAAAGTACCTCAAAGCGAGGCAAAAGTTCTTTGAAATAAGCCGCCAATGCCCCCATGAGTATTTGAATGGTACGTTGCAGCGGATAGGGTTGGAAGAAGGGCAGTTGATACGCAACAGTAATGCCACGTACACGGTACATTATTACCTCAAAGACCAGCGAAACGTCGCACCGTTGGGCATCGTGCGGCAAGTAATCAACGAAACGGGCGCAGTACTGCAAAAGACAGAGTATTATGCTTTTGGGATGCCTGTGGTGAAAAGTGGAGCGGCTAATAATAAGTATCTTTACAATGGCAAGGAGTTGCAGCCTAATACGGGTTGGTTGGATTATGGTGCAAGGCAGTATGATGGAGCAGTGGGAAGGTTTTTTACAATTGACCCATTGGCAGAGAAATACACGGCTTGGTCGCCATACAATTACACTTTCAACAACCCATTACGCTATATAGATCCTGATGGAAGAATGGGTATAACACCTGGGGATTTTACGACCAAAAAGGTAATAAAGTTGGTACAGACGGTATTGATGATGGTAAAAAGTATGTCGTTGTCGACAATAAAGAAGCAAAGCAAGTTTCGAGAACTACAAAAGACGGCGGCACTACCCAAGTTGGTACTTTAA
- the rpe gene encoding ribulose-phosphate 3-epimerase encodes MTSPLIAPSVLAADFANLQRDVEMLNASEADWIHVDIMDGVFVPNISFGLPVTAAIKKHAKKPLDVHLMIVQPERYLAAFRDAGAEVLTVHYEACPHLHRTIEQIKDLGAKAGVALNPHTPVSVLEDVIADLDLVLIMSVNPGFGGQKFIERTYERVRQAAALIEKQGSLAVIEIDGGVNQENAPLLYHAGARALVAGSFVFNAQDPVETIAQLKKVW; translated from the coding sequence ATGACTTCTCCCCTTATTGCTCCTTCGGTTTTGGCCGCCGACTTTGCTAATCTCCAACGCGATGTTGAAATGCTAAATGCAAGCGAAGCCGATTGGATTCACGTTGACATCATGGACGGCGTGTTTGTGCCCAATATTTCATTTGGGCTTCCCGTCACGGCTGCCATTAAGAAACACGCAAAAAAACCATTGGACGTCCATTTGATGATTGTACAACCTGAGCGCTACCTTGCCGCCTTTCGTGACGCAGGAGCCGAGGTGTTGACGGTTCATTACGAAGCTTGCCCGCATCTTCACCGTACTATTGAACAAATCAAGGACTTAGGAGCCAAAGCAGGGGTTGCCCTTAATCCTCACACACCCGTGAGCGTTCTCGAAGACGTCATTGCCGATTTGGATTTGGTACTGATTATGTCCGTCAATCCAGGTTTTGGTGGACAAAAGTTTATCGAGCGCACGTACGAACGCGTTCGCCAAGCCGCTGCCCTGATTGAGAAGCAAGGAAGTCTGGCGGTTATTGAAATCGACGGTGGAGTGAACCAAGAAAACGCCCCCCTCCTCTACCATGCAGGTGCTCGGGCCTTGGTAGCTGGCAGCTTCGTGTTCAACGCCCAAGATCCCGTTGAGACGATTGCTCAGCTTAAGAAGGTTTGGTAG